A genome region from Opitutaceae bacterium includes the following:
- a CDS encoding TIM barrel protein, whose amino-acid sequence MAAANSALVSRLLPILNNFNVEVPSWGFADTGTRFGKFLQDAAAIDLADKLADSGHVHALTGCCPTVAVHVLWDFKPGEDPKAVAKLAERHGVRIGAINPNLFQDQEYKWGSFGNSDAAVRERALQHCYDSIAIGKAVGSEYLSLWFADGTNYPGQESIRDRKHRFEAALKALHRKLAPNQTMLVEYKPFEPAFYATDIADWGMSYVLSKKAGRRAKVLVDTGHHYSGQNIEQIVAFLLDEDMLGGFHFNDRRYADDDLTLGSIDPYQVFRIFHEIHSFSVERGKAPKIAYMIDQCHNEKPKIEATLQTVMMAQELFAKAALVDHEALRKAQEAHDVVAAELELKRAFFTDVAPALKVWRRQKGLPNDPIAEHRRSGYAIKAGRDRAKRRRELGLVSGGGFA is encoded by the coding sequence ATGGCTGCAGCCAATTCCGCACTCGTCTCCCGCCTCCTGCCAATACTCAACAACTTCAATGTCGAGGTGCCTTCCTGGGGCTTCGCTGACACCGGAACGCGTTTTGGAAAATTCCTTCAGGATGCCGCGGCGATCGACCTGGCGGACAAGCTGGCCGACAGCGGTCACGTCCATGCGCTAACGGGATGCTGCCCCACGGTGGCCGTGCACGTGCTGTGGGACTTCAAACCCGGCGAGGATCCGAAGGCGGTGGCAAAACTGGCCGAGCGGCATGGCGTGAGGATTGGAGCGATCAATCCGAATCTCTTCCAGGACCAGGAATACAAGTGGGGGTCGTTTGGAAACTCGGATGCGGCGGTGCGCGAACGCGCGCTCCAGCATTGTTATGACTCGATTGCGATCGGGAAGGCGGTCGGCAGCGAGTACCTGTCCCTGTGGTTTGCGGATGGCACGAACTATCCGGGGCAGGAGAGCATTCGCGACCGCAAGCATCGCTTTGAGGCGGCGCTGAAGGCGCTGCATCGCAAGCTCGCGCCGAATCAGACAATGCTGGTTGAGTACAAGCCGTTCGAGCCGGCCTTCTACGCCACCGACATCGCTGACTGGGGAATGTCGTACGTGCTCTCCAAAAAGGCCGGCCGGCGAGCGAAGGTCCTCGTGGACACCGGCCACCATTACTCCGGCCAGAACATCGAGCAGATCGTCGCCTTCCTGCTCGATGAAGACATGCTTGGAGGCTTTCACTTCAATGACCGGCGTTACGCGGACGATGATCTGACGCTTGGATCGATCGATCCGTACCAGGTTTTCCGCATCTTTCACGAGATTCACAGCTTCTCGGTTGAGCGTGGCAAGGCGCCGAAGATCGCCTACATGATCGACCAGTGTCACAACGAGAAGCCGAAGATCGAGGCCACACTGCAGACCGTGATGATGGCGCAGGAGCTTTTTGCGAAGGCCGCGCTCGTTGACCACGAGGCGCTGCGCAAGGCGCAGGAGGCGCATGATGTGGTGGCTGCGGAGCTGGAGCTGAAAAGGGCGTTTTTCACCGATGTCGCGCCTGCTTTGAAAGTCTGGCGCAGACAGAAGGGGCTGCCGAACGATCCTATAGCCGAGCACCGGAGATCCGGCTATGCAATCAAGGCCGGACGGGACCGCGCCAAGCGGCGTCGCGAACTCGGACTGGTTTCGGGGGGCGGCTTCGCCTGA
- a CDS encoding PLP-dependent aminotransferase family protein, whose protein sequence is MNTSVTAARSASQSSASPVFRYATRTSGFKASAIREILRYTESPDFISFAGGLPAPELFPVEAIARASATVLASDGPASLQYGATEGFLPLREWVCQHLSATAELHTSPDQVIMLHGSQQGLDLIAKVLLNPGDTVLTENPAYLGALQAFRSYEARVVGLDSDQHGLLPDALEHHLNGTAVLPKFLYLNPNFQNPTGTSLTQERRSAIAQIAARHSVAVIEDDPYGELRFAGTAIPALSAIEAGHAWIYLGTFSKILAPGLRVAWMVARDRIFMDRVVTAKQATDLHTAAFNQRVIWETVRHAGMLDRHVGQLRETYSRRRAVMLSALRRHFPTDCTWTQPDGGLFLWVTTAPGVDTLDLLQHALAQKVAFVPGAPFWVDRAVKNTLRLNFSNASEERIDQGIARLGAALAAVPAAAA, encoded by the coding sequence GTGAACACCTCCGTCACCGCCGCTCGATCCGCATCTCAATCCTCCGCATCCCCTGTCTTTCGTTATGCCACGCGGACGTCAGGCTTCAAGGCCAGTGCCATCCGGGAAATCCTGAGATACACGGAGTCGCCGGACTTCATCTCCTTCGCCGGCGGTTTGCCCGCCCCGGAGTTGTTCCCGGTGGAGGCCATCGCGCGCGCTTCCGCCACCGTGCTTGCGTCAGACGGGCCTGCGTCGCTCCAGTACGGCGCCACCGAGGGCTTCCTGCCGCTGCGCGAATGGGTCTGCCAGCACCTTTCCGCGACGGCGGAACTGCACACCTCGCCGGACCAGGTGATCATGCTGCACGGATCCCAGCAGGGCCTCGATCTCATCGCGAAGGTGCTGCTCAATCCGGGGGACACGGTTCTGACGGAGAATCCCGCCTACCTCGGCGCCCTTCAGGCCTTTCGCTCCTACGAGGCAAGGGTCGTGGGCCTCGACTCCGACCAGCATGGACTCCTGCCCGACGCGCTGGAGCATCATCTAAACGGAACAGCCGTCCTTCCAAAATTTCTGTATCTCAACCCAAATTTTCAGAATCCCACAGGCACCTCCCTCACCCAGGAGCGTCGCAGCGCCATCGCGCAGATTGCCGCGCGTCACTCGGTGGCTGTCATTGAGGACGATCCCTACGGCGAACTGCGTTTTGCAGGCACTGCAATTCCAGCGCTGAGCGCGATTGAAGCGGGTCACGCGTGGATCTACCTGGGAACCTTCAGCAAGATTCTCGCTCCCGGTCTGCGCGTGGCCTGGATGGTCGCGCGCGATCGCATTTTCATGGATCGCGTCGTGACGGCTAAGCAGGCGACCGATCTCCACACCGCGGCCTTCAACCAGCGTGTCATCTGGGAAACTGTTCGCCACGCGGGCATGCTCGACAGACACGTCGGTCAACTGCGCGAGACTTACAGCCGGCGGCGGGCAGTGATGCTCTCAGCCCTTCGCCGTCACTTCCCCACCGACTGCACCTGGACGCAGCCGGATGGAGGACTCTTCCTCTGGGTGACAACAGCGCCTGGTGTGGACACCCTCGACCTTCTCCAGCACGCACTCGCCCAGAAGGTCGCCTTTGTTCCAGGAGCACCCTTCTGGGTTGACCGCGCAGTCAAAAACACGCTGCGCCTCAACTTCAGCAACGCCAGCGAGGAACGGATCGATCAGGGAATAGCCCGCCTCGGCGCAGCCCTGGCGGCTGTTCCTGCCGCCGCAGCCTGA
- a CDS encoding sulfatase: MMQSPRLSFLALALSTMLGTAAGDTKPVNILFILADDLGTAPVSAYGGDYYHTPAIDSLASDGLKFTDAYAACPVCSPTRASLMTGQYPARTHITDFIPGGSFPLARLTQPDWQKFLPLSATTIAEVLAQRGYVTALFGKWHLARGYFPPESVAEGPDRQGFAETYITQKPKKGDDPEADAHKVGSITSHALDFLTRHRDEPFFLELSYNSIHSPIMAPRALVEKHQKRAGSDQPQNNPVIAAMMEELDNSIARVLSHLDALGLRDRTVVIFYGDNGGLLADAAQTPWRGGKARLYEGGIRVPLLVRWPGVIAPGRISATPVTTVDFFPTFLELAGAPAPRGVPLDGVSLAGLWRGSPAPAREAIFWHYPHYHAAGSGGPAGAVRSGDWKLIEYYEYTLAHTGRAPELYNLRYDPGETQNLAAQESARATTLLALLAAHRTATGAQMPTVNPAYDPPRTKAPTARAVEH; encoded by the coding sequence ATGATGCAATCTCCACGTCTCTCATTTCTTGCCCTTGCCCTCAGCACGATGCTGGGCACGGCGGCGGGCGACACAAAGCCGGTCAATATTCTCTTCATCCTGGCGGATGACCTGGGCACGGCGCCGGTCAGCGCCTACGGTGGCGACTACTACCACACGCCGGCCATTGATTCACTGGCAAGCGACGGTCTGAAGTTCACCGACGCCTATGCGGCGTGTCCGGTGTGCTCGCCGACACGCGCCTCGCTGATGACCGGCCAGTATCCCGCGCGCACTCACATCACGGATTTCATTCCGGGAGGGTCGTTCCCCCTGGCGCGCCTCACGCAGCCAGACTGGCAGAAGTTTCTGCCGCTCTCCGCCACGACGATTGCCGAGGTCCTTGCGCAACGCGGCTACGTGACGGCGTTGTTCGGGAAGTGGCACCTTGCCCGCGGATATTTTCCACCTGAAAGCGTGGCCGAGGGGCCGGATCGCCAGGGTTTCGCCGAGACCTACATCACGCAGAAACCCAAGAAAGGCGACGATCCCGAGGCGGATGCGCACAAGGTCGGGTCGATCACCTCGCATGCGCTGGACTTTCTCACGCGCCACCGGGACGAGCCGTTTTTCCTGGAGCTGTCCTACAATTCCATTCACTCGCCGATCATGGCGCCGCGTGCGCTCGTCGAAAAACACCAAAAGCGTGCGGGGTCGGACCAGCCTCAGAACAATCCGGTCATCGCCGCGATGATGGAGGAACTCGACAATTCGATCGCACGGGTGCTTTCGCACCTCGATGCGCTCGGACTGCGGGATCGCACGGTTGTGATCTTCTACGGCGACAACGGCGGGCTGCTGGCCGACGCCGCGCAGACACCCTGGCGCGGTGGCAAGGCGCGGTTGTATGAAGGAGGGATTCGCGTTCCGCTGCTCGTGCGCTGGCCGGGAGTCATTGCTCCGGGCCGGATCAGCGCCACGCCGGTGACGACGGTTGATTTTTTCCCCACATTCCTCGAACTCGCCGGAGCGCCGGCGCCACGCGGCGTGCCGCTGGACGGCGTCAGCCTGGCGGGACTCTGGCGGGGGAGCCCGGCACCCGCTCGCGAGGCGATCTTCTGGCACTACCCACACTATCACGCCGCGGGATCCGGCGGCCCAGCCGGAGCAGTGCGGTCGGGCGATTGGAAATTGATTGAGTACTACGAATACACCCTGGCACACACCGGCCGGGCTCCCGAATTGTACAACCTGCGATACGACCCCGGTGAAACGCAGAATCTCGCCGCGCAGGAATCCGCCCGGGCAACCACCCTGCTCGCGCTGCTCGCGGCCCATCGCACAGCCACGGGCGCACAGATGCCAACCGTGAACCCCGCCTATGATCCGCCGAGGACCAAGGCACCAACCGCCAGGGCTGTCGAGCATTGA
- a CDS encoding c-type cytochrome, whose translation MLASCAATLAAPAAKSVDPAPAAQTKPDSPKSRTGLVVGENKATPVSRIKAANGFQVELLYSVPGDEQGSWINLCLDPKGRIYAADQYGGLYRFTPPPPGKVLSHSQIERVPANIRAVNGMVWAFGALYVGVNDYEQKIPSGLYRLTDSDGDDQLDKVELLREMTSKGDHGVHAVLLTEDGKGLYLVCGNGAKLTEISPDSPVPQIWGEDQLLPRIPDGRGFMVNVLGPGGVIYRVTPDGRRFEAVASGFRNVFDAALNRDGELFTFDADMEYDFNTSWYRPTRINHVVSGAEFGWRNGAGKRPDFYEDNLPAVINIGPGSPAGTVFGYGAKFPARYQNAFFGLDWSWGRLYAVFLEPDGATYRATKEEFLSGTPLPLTDAVIHPGDGAMYFTIGGRRVQSGVYRVTYHGSESTAPVAQRSHETPLAILRHRLEKLHHSSSPEGIAIAWPSLGHEDRFIRWAARTAIEHIPVAAWRDRALGEPDPSSRVEALLALARAGGISPPHRDDNSPPVDHALGRRLLDSLVEVDLSRLDPQRKLALVRTAQIILHRFDIFPSALTKPLKAKLDPLFPAETPEMNWLLCETLVYLQSDSVAQKAMKLIADAPTQEEQIEYARSLRMLRHGWTLQTRKAYLEWFNRAANFRGGASFKQFIAFIRTDALATFSEGEKEALEDLINKAPEVRSVIETFGDVFVGRTPRDWKLQELAPAVESGMKNRNFENGRRMFGAAACAACHRFNNQGGMTGPDLTGAGGRYSPADLLDQILNPSKEINEQFVPTILTRENGETVVGTVVNLKGDNVIINTDPSNPNAIVSVDRKQVKSIEPSKVSPMPPMLLSSMTEPEILDLLAYVLSAGDRNNGMFRAGGRSD comes from the coding sequence CTGCTCGCATCCTGCGCAGCCACACTCGCCGCCCCAGCCGCCAAATCCGTCGATCCGGCGCCCGCCGCACAGACAAAGCCGGATTCCCCAAAGTCGCGCACGGGTTTGGTCGTCGGCGAAAACAAGGCCACTCCGGTCAGCCGCATCAAGGCGGCGAACGGCTTTCAGGTCGAGCTTCTCTACTCCGTTCCGGGAGACGAGCAGGGGTCGTGGATCAATCTTTGCCTTGATCCCAAGGGAAGAATCTACGCCGCGGACCAGTACGGCGGGCTCTATCGCTTCACACCTCCGCCGCCCGGCAAGGTCCTCAGTCATTCGCAAATCGAGCGGGTCCCAGCAAATATTCGCGCCGTCAACGGCATGGTCTGGGCCTTTGGAGCACTCTACGTGGGCGTCAACGACTACGAACAGAAAATTCCCAGCGGCCTGTATCGCCTGACCGACTCCGATGGCGACGACCAGCTGGACAAGGTGGAGTTGCTGCGCGAGATGACCAGCAAGGGAGATCACGGCGTGCACGCCGTGCTGCTCACAGAGGACGGGAAGGGACTTTACCTCGTGTGCGGCAATGGTGCCAAGCTGACTGAGATCTCCCCTGACTCACCCGTTCCGCAGATCTGGGGCGAGGACCAGCTCCTGCCGCGCATTCCGGACGGCCGCGGATTCATGGTCAATGTCCTCGGGCCGGGCGGCGTCATCTATCGGGTGACACCCGACGGCCGGCGCTTCGAGGCCGTTGCCAGCGGTTTCCGCAATGTCTTCGACGCCGCCCTGAATCGCGACGGCGAACTGTTCACGTTCGACGCCGACATGGAGTACGACTTCAACACCTCCTGGTACCGCCCCACGCGCATCAACCACGTGGTCAGCGGCGCCGAGTTCGGCTGGAGAAACGGCGCGGGGAAACGCCCCGACTTCTATGAGGACAACCTGCCCGCAGTCATCAACATCGGACCGGGTTCGCCAGCAGGCACGGTGTTTGGCTACGGGGCGAAATTTCCCGCCCGGTATCAAAATGCGTTCTTCGGACTTGATTGGAGCTGGGGCAGACTCTACGCGGTTTTTCTCGAGCCTGACGGAGCGACCTACAGGGCGACAAAGGAGGAATTCCTCTCCGGCACCCCGCTTCCATTGACCGACGCCGTCATTCACCCCGGGGATGGCGCGATGTATTTCACCATCGGCGGCCGCCGCGTCCAGAGCGGCGTCTATCGCGTCACCTACCACGGATCGGAGTCGACGGCCCCCGTGGCGCAGCGATCGCATGAAACTCCCCTTGCAATCCTGCGACACCGCCTCGAAAAACTTCACCACAGCTCCAGCCCCGAGGGCATTGCCATTGCCTGGCCCAGCCTGGGCCACGAGGATCGATTCATCCGCTGGGCGGCGCGCACCGCCATCGAGCACATTCCCGTCGCCGCATGGAGGGATCGCGCGCTCGGGGAACCCGATCCCTCCAGCCGCGTGGAGGCGCTGCTCGCGCTTGCCCGCGCCGGAGGCATCAGTCCGCCCCATCGCGACGACAACAGCCCGCCGGTCGATCATGCGCTCGGGCGACGGCTGCTCGACTCCCTGGTCGAAGTTGACCTCAGCCGCCTCGATCCGCAGCGCAAACTGGCGCTGGTGCGCACAGCGCAGATCATCCTGCACCGCTTCGACATCTTCCCTTCCGCGCTGACCAAGCCGCTCAAGGCGAAGCTGGATCCGCTGTTTCCCGCCGAAACTCCGGAAATGAACTGGCTGCTCTGCGAGACGCTTGTCTATCTGCAGTCGGACTCCGTCGCGCAAAAAGCCATGAAGCTGATCGCCGACGCACCCACGCAGGAGGAGCAGATCGAATACGCCCGCTCGCTTCGCATGCTCAGGCACGGATGGACGCTGCAGACCCGCAAGGCTTACCTGGAGTGGTTCAATCGAGCCGCAAACTTTCGTGGCGGGGCCAGTTTCAAGCAATTCATCGCCTTCATCCGCACCGATGCGCTCGCAACATTCTCCGAGGGCGAAAAGGAGGCGCTCGAGGATTTGATCAACAAGGCGCCAGAGGTGCGGAGCGTCATCGAGACCTTTGGCGACGTCTTTGTCGGACGCACGCCCCGCGATTGGAAACTGCAGGAGCTTGCACCCGCTGTTGAATCAGGGATGAAGAACCGGAATTTCGAAAACGGCCGCAGGATGTTCGGCGCCGCAGCCTGCGCAGCCTGCCATCGCTTCAACAACCAGGGCGGAATGACCGGCCCGGATCTCACCGGCGCAGGCGGACGCTACAGTCCGGCCGATTTGCTCGACCAGATCCTGAATCCGAGCAAGGAGATCAACGAGCAGTTCGTTCCGACCATCCTCACCAGGGAAAATGGTGAAACAGTCGTCGGCACGGTGGTCAATCTGAAGGGTGACAATGTCATCATCAACACCGACCCATCGAATCCGAACGCCATCGTCTCGGTTGATCGCAAGCAGGTGAAGAGCATAGAACCGTCAAAGGTGTCACCCATGCCGCCGATGCTGCTGTCATCAATGACCGAGCCGGAGATCCTCGATCTGCTCGCGTACGTCCTCAGCGCGGGGGATCGAAACAACGGGATGTTCAGAGCAGGCGGAAGGAGCGACTGA
- a CDS encoding prolyl oligopeptidase family serine peptidase has product MLSRPSKHLLALAGLLAASVGWGAPSKPTLSGRKVDTLFRSYNGDPAALSRDGGMLAYVVRDERQLAVAVVDLDQREKPRGRILLNERSDAAVTHLEWASPHLLVLVSATPAIFSLDVSTLKSQRVLDSTTFNDPDSTTSRPPRFVGLVPNEPGMAWVEGISQVPGLSQLDMDMAAGGDLSTDQSGQTFDDGNSQTTADPQLDTYNMEIDDVQASQSSVRWVELVKLDLSTGKTKSLSNLSVSLDGTLLYDRQGKPRIMQEQTAQTQHFLTLNPKRSLFSKWLDIDRLLGKGHALEFKVTPENFLAHRSFPLAFDTNPDLFYYASNVGRDTYAIFQLNLKDGSTREITASPDGLDLADPAQPMSEWNMVFDRKTGALLGVRAASPHASTIWTDSDFSAIQEAVRRKFPGRAVELVDGDDARARFLVLVSSLNDPGRYFVYFKATGECLECVRRAPWLKREEANTTRAFRFTSKAGNEVSGRLTLPRATLLNVAPLVVWCGLGPGALDSDEFSRQAQVFADLGCMVLEVDYRGSGGRGVAHRQAITAAFDRIPLEDILAAMDWLPSVRTYDARRVAIGGSGFGGFLALRALALHQGKFRCAVAVNAPTRLDQLAEEPAGERMEDMRRFSDQTQSYMKALSNWKPGQGRMPTMPMMEPRPINFGLELNRWLYSHGATSVKDMSVIADARLINRPILLLHDPDSPSVSFEYPKALKRALGRQGVDCVLKEISGGFAAGNPASLGTAFDAIGEFIADQFYKFDVEVGEAREQK; this is encoded by the coding sequence GTGTTGTCACGTCCCAGCAAACACCTTCTGGCTCTCGCAGGTCTGCTTGCGGCCTCGGTCGGCTGGGGAGCCCCATCGAAGCCGACGCTCTCCGGCCGCAAGGTGGACACACTTTTCCGCTCCTACAACGGGGATCCCGCTGCGCTCTCGCGCGACGGAGGCATGCTCGCCTACGTCGTGCGTGACGAGCGGCAGCTTGCCGTCGCCGTGGTGGACCTGGACCAACGGGAGAAACCGCGTGGCAGGATTCTCCTGAACGAAAGATCGGATGCGGCGGTGACTCACCTCGAATGGGCTTCCCCGCATCTGCTCGTGCTCGTCTCTGCAACTCCCGCCATCTTCAGCCTGGACGTCTCCACGCTGAAGAGTCAGCGGGTGCTGGACTCCACAACGTTCAACGATCCGGACAGCACAACCTCGCGCCCGCCGCGATTTGTCGGACTTGTTCCCAACGAGCCGGGCATGGCCTGGGTCGAGGGCATCTCGCAGGTTCCGGGCCTGTCGCAGCTCGACATGGACATGGCCGCAGGCGGCGATTTATCGACCGATCAGTCCGGTCAAACCTTCGACGATGGCAACTCCCAGACAACGGCCGACCCGCAGTTGGACACCTACAACATGGAGATCGATGACGTGCAGGCGTCCCAAAGCTCCGTAAGGTGGGTGGAACTGGTGAAGCTCGACCTGTCCACCGGCAAGACCAAGAGCCTTTCAAACCTCAGTGTCAGCCTCGACGGCACCCTCCTCTATGATCGACAGGGCAAACCACGGATCATGCAGGAGCAGACGGCGCAGACGCAGCATTTTCTAACCCTCAATCCAAAGAGGAGCCTGTTCAGCAAGTGGCTGGATATCGACCGGCTTCTCGGGAAAGGTCATGCGCTCGAGTTCAAAGTCACACCCGAGAACTTCCTGGCCCATCGATCATTCCCTCTCGCATTCGACACGAACCCCGACCTTTTCTACTATGCGTCCAATGTCGGACGCGACACCTATGCGATCTTTCAGCTCAACCTGAAGGATGGGTCCACAAGGGAAATTACAGCGTCTCCGGACGGTTTGGATCTCGCGGATCCGGCCCAGCCGATGTCGGAGTGGAACATGGTCTTCGATCGGAAGACCGGCGCGCTGCTCGGCGTCCGCGCCGCTTCGCCGCATGCATCCACGATCTGGACGGATTCCGATTTCTCCGCGATCCAGGAGGCGGTGCGTCGGAAATTTCCTGGCCGGGCCGTTGAACTTGTCGATGGGGATGATGCCCGGGCGAGGTTTCTCGTGCTCGTCTCCAGTCTGAATGATCCCGGTCGCTATTTTGTCTACTTCAAGGCCACGGGAGAATGCCTCGAATGCGTGCGGCGCGCTCCCTGGCTGAAGCGGGAGGAGGCGAACACCACGCGCGCCTTTCGCTTCACATCGAAAGCAGGAAATGAGGTTTCCGGTCGCCTGACCCTGCCGCGCGCGACGCTGCTCAACGTGGCTCCGCTGGTCGTCTGGTGCGGCCTCGGACCAGGCGCACTCGATTCCGACGAGTTCAGCCGGCAGGCGCAGGTATTCGCCGACCTCGGGTGCATGGTGCTCGAGGTCGACTACCGCGGTTCGGGCGGGCGCGGCGTGGCCCATCGGCAGGCGATCACCGCAGCCTTCGATCGGATTCCCCTCGAGGACATCCTCGCCGCCATGGATTGGCTGCCGTCCGTGCGAACCTATGACGCCCGCCGCGTTGCCATCGGCGGTTCGGGCTTCGGCGGATTTCTCGCACTGCGCGCCCTCGCGCTCCACCAGGGAAAGTTCCGCTGCGCCGTCGCCGTGAACGCACCGACGCGCCTGGATCAACTGGCTGAGGAACCGGCAGGCGAACGCATGGAGGACATGCGCCGGTTCAGCGATCAGACCCAGTCCTACATGAAAGCCCTGTCCAATTGGAAACCCGGCCAGGGGCGCATGCCAACCATGCCCATGATGGAGCCGCGTCCGATCAACTTCGGGCTCGAATTGAATCGCTGGCTCTACAGCCACGGAGCGACAAGCGTGAAGGACATGTCCGTGATCGCCGACGCAAGGCTGATCAATCGTCCCATTCTCCTGCTGCACGATCCAGACAGCCCCTCCGTCTCCTTCGAATATCCCAAGGCACTCAAACGCGCGCTCGGGCGCCAGGGTGTCGACTGTGTGTTGAAGGAGATTTCCGGGGGCTTTGCCGCGGGCAATCCCGCATCCCTCGGCACAGCCTTCGACGCCATCGGCGAATTCATAGCCGACCAGTTCTATAAATTCGACGTGGAGGTCGGTGAGGCCCGGGAGCAGAAATGA